In a genomic window of Pseudomonas mohnii:
- a CDS encoding CoA transferase subunit B, whose amino-acid sequence MALSREQMAQRVAREMQDGFYVNLGIGIPTLVANYIPEGMEVMLQSENGLLGMGPFPTEETIDADMINAGKQTVTARIGASIFSSAESFAMIRGGHVDLTVLGAFEVDVQGNIASWMIPGKLVKGMGGAMDLVAGAENIIVIMTHASKDGESKLLSQCSLPLTGAGCIKRVLTDLAYLEIQDGAFHLKERAPGVSVEEIVAKTAGKLIVPDHVPEMQFADQ is encoded by the coding sequence ATGGCACTTTCCCGCGAACAAATGGCTCAACGCGTCGCCCGCGAAATGCAGGACGGCTTCTACGTGAACCTGGGCATCGGCATTCCGACCCTGGTCGCCAACTACATCCCCGAAGGCATGGAAGTCATGCTGCAGTCGGAAAACGGCCTGCTCGGCATGGGTCCTTTTCCTACTGAAGAAACCATCGACGCCGACATGATCAATGCCGGCAAACAAACCGTGACCGCCCGTATCGGCGCTTCGATCTTTTCCTCGGCCGAGTCCTTCGCGATGATCCGTGGTGGCCATGTCGACCTGACCGTGCTGGGCGCCTTCGAAGTCGACGTACAAGGCAACATCGCCTCCTGGATGATTCCCGGCAAGCTGGTCAAGGGCATGGGCGGCGCCATGGACCTGGTGGCGGGCGCGGAAAACATCATCGTTATCATGACTCACGCGTCCAAGGACGGTGAGTCCAAGCTGTTGTCCCAATGCAGCCTGCCGCTGACCGGCGCCGGTTGCATCAAGCGCGTGCTGACCGACCTGGCCTATCTGGAAATCCAGGACGGCGCCTTCCATCTCAAGGAACGCGCACCAGGCGTCAGCGTTGAAGAAATCGTTGCCAAAACCGCCGGCAAACTGATCGTGCCGGACCACGTTCCGGAAATGCAGTTCGCTGACCAGTGA
- a CDS encoding LysR family transcriptional regulator — METLANLESFVRSAETGSFSAAARLLALTPAAVSRNVAMLERNIGVRLFQRSTRKLSLTEAGESFLASIGGNLEALQTAISAVSTDRGEPAGVLKVSLPPTFGISHVLPLLPAFLARYPLIRPEWHFENRQVDLIAEGYDAAIGGVFELTPGVISRKLAAADIVAVASPAYLAGQVLPAHPTELSRLNGIVMRGSRTGRIRQWLMQDDAGHEATASLNENIVLNDPAAMREAALLGLGVTLLVLPDVQAHIQRGELVRVLPDWHADGGAISLYYPSRTLMPAKTRVFIDFMVEAFHRDSA, encoded by the coding sequence ATGGAAACCCTCGCCAACCTTGAATCCTTTGTGCGCAGCGCCGAAACGGGGAGTTTTTCCGCGGCCGCGCGGTTGCTCGCACTGACGCCTGCTGCGGTCAGTCGCAATGTGGCGATGCTCGAACGCAACATCGGCGTCCGCCTGTTCCAGCGCTCGACACGCAAATTGTCCCTGACGGAAGCCGGCGAAAGCTTTCTGGCCAGCATCGGCGGCAATCTGGAGGCATTGCAAACGGCGATCAGCGCCGTGAGCACCGACCGTGGCGAACCCGCCGGCGTGCTCAAGGTGAGCCTGCCACCGACGTTTGGCATCAGCCATGTGTTGCCATTGCTGCCAGCCTTTCTTGCGCGTTACCCGCTGATCCGCCCCGAATGGCACTTCGAAAATCGCCAGGTGGACTTGATTGCCGAAGGCTATGACGCGGCCATCGGAGGGGTGTTCGAGCTGACGCCGGGGGTGATTTCAAGAAAACTCGCGGCGGCCGATATTGTCGCCGTGGCGTCCCCTGCGTATCTGGCGGGACAGGTCCTGCCCGCCCACCCGACAGAGTTGTCTCGACTCAATGGCATCGTGATGCGCGGCAGCCGCACCGGACGCATTCGTCAATGGCTGATGCAAGATGACGCCGGCCATGAAGCCACGGCCAGCCTGAACGAGAACATCGTGCTCAATGACCCGGCGGCCATGCGAGAGGCGGCGCTTCTTGGCTTGGGCGTAACCCTGCTGGTACTGCCTGATGTCCAGGCGCATATCCAGCGCGGCGAGCTGGTGCGTGTGCTGCCGGACTGGCATGCCGATGGGGGGGCGATTTCGCTGTATTACCCGAGCCGGACGCTGATGCCGGCCAAGACCCGGGTGTTCATTGACTTCATGGTCGAGGCGTTTCACCGCGACAGCGCATGA
- a CDS encoding acetyl-CoA C-acetyltransferase yields MQEVVIVAATRTAIGSFQGSLANVSAVDLGAAVIRQLLAQTGLDPAEVDEVIMGQVLTAGAGQNPARQASIKAGLPFAVPAMTLNKVCGSGLKALHLGAQAIRCGDAEVIIAGGQENMSLSNYVMPGARTGLRMGNAQLVDTMISDGLWDAFNDYHMGITAENLAEKYSLTREQQDAFAAASQQKATAAIEGGRFVDEITPILIPQRKGDPLSFATDEQPRAGTTAESLGKLKPAFKKDGSVTAGNASSLNDGAAAVILMSAEKAKALGLPVLAKIAAYANAGVDPAIMGIGPVSATRRCLDKAGWSIDQLDLIEANEAFAAQSLAVAKDLEWDLNKVNVNGGAIALGHPIGASGCRVLVTLLHEMIKRDAKKGLATLCIGGGQGVALALERA; encoded by the coding sequence ATGCAAGAAGTCGTCATTGTTGCCGCCACACGCACCGCCATCGGCAGTTTCCAGGGCTCCCTGGCGAACGTATCCGCCGTTGACCTGGGCGCGGCGGTCATCCGTCAGTTGCTGGCGCAAACCGGCCTGGACCCTGCCGAAGTCGATGAAGTGATCATGGGCCAGGTATTGACCGCCGGCGCCGGGCAAAACCCTGCGCGCCAGGCATCGATCAAGGCCGGCCTGCCCTTCGCCGTCCCTGCCATGACCCTGAACAAAGTCTGCGGCTCCGGCCTCAAGGCCCTGCACCTGGGCGCCCAGGCCATCCGTTGCGGCGACGCCGAGGTGATCATCGCTGGCGGTCAGGAAAACATGAGCCTGTCCAACTACGTCATGCCCGGCGCCCGCACCGGCCTGCGCATGGGCAACGCGCAACTCGTCGACACCATGATCAGCGACGGCCTGTGGGACGCGTTTAACGATTACCACATGGGCATCACCGCCGAAAACCTGGCCGAGAAGTACAGCCTGACCCGCGAGCAGCAGGATGCATTCGCCGCCGCCTCGCAGCAGAAAGCCACCGCCGCCATCGAAGGCGGGCGTTTTGTCGATGAGATCACGCCGATCCTGATTCCCCAGCGCAAGGGCGATCCCCTGTCCTTCGCCACCGATGAGCAACCACGGGCCGGCACCACCGCCGAATCCCTGGGCAAACTCAAGCCAGCCTTCAAAAAGGACGGTTCGGTGACTGCCGGTAACGCTTCGTCGCTCAACGACGGCGCCGCCGCGGTGATCCTGATGAGCGCCGAGAAAGCCAAGGCCCTGGGTCTGCCGGTACTGGCGAAAATCGCAGCTTATGCCAACGCTGGCGTGGACCCGGCGATCATGGGCATCGGCCCGGTGTCGGCCACCCGTCGTTGCCTGGACAAGGCCGGTTGGTCCATCGATCAACTGGACCTGATCGAAGCCAACGAAGCCTTCGCCGCACAATCCCTGGCTGTGGCCAAGGACCTGGAATGGGACTTGAACAAGGTCAACGTCAACGGCGGTGCCATCGCCCTGGGCCACCCGATCGGTGCGTCGGGTTGCCGGGTACTGGTGACGCTGTTGCATGAAATGATCAAGCGTGACGCCAAGAAAGGCCTCGCCACCCTGTGCATCGGTGGTGGTCAGGGCGTGGCACTGGCGCTCGAGCGCGCCTAA
- a CDS encoding CoA transferase subunit A produces the protein MAGFDKRVSSYEEALAGLEDGMTVIAGGFGLCGIPENLIAEIKRKGTRDLTVVSNNCGVDGFGLGVLLTDRQISKVVASYVGENKLFEEQLLKGEIEVILTPQGTLAEKMRAGGAGIPAFFTATGVGTPVAEGKEVREFHGRKYLMEESITGDFAIVKGWKADHFGNVVYRHTAQNFNPLAATAGKITVVEVEEIVEPGELEPSQIHTPGIYVDRIICGTFEKRIEQRTVRK, from the coding sequence ATGGCAGGTTTCGACAAGCGCGTGAGTTCCTACGAGGAAGCTCTGGCAGGTCTTGAAGACGGCATGACGGTGATCGCCGGCGGCTTCGGCCTGTGCGGGATCCCGGAAAACCTGATCGCCGAGATCAAACGCAAGGGCACACGCGACCTCACCGTGGTCTCCAACAACTGCGGCGTCGACGGCTTCGGGCTCGGCGTATTGTTGACCGACCGCCAGATCAGCAAAGTCGTGGCCTCCTACGTCGGCGAAAACAAGCTGTTCGAAGAGCAACTGCTCAAAGGCGAAATCGAAGTCATCCTGACCCCCCAAGGCACCCTCGCCGAAAAAATGCGCGCAGGCGGCGCCGGCATCCCGGCGTTCTTCACCGCCACCGGCGTCGGCACCCCGGTTGCCGAAGGCAAGGAAGTGCGCGAATTCCATGGCCGCAAGTACCTGATGGAAGAATCCATCACCGGCGACTTCGCCATCGTCAAAGGCTGGAAAGCCGACCATTTCGGTAACGTGGTCTACCGCCACACCGCCCAGAACTTCAACCCGCTGGCCGCCACCGCCGGCAAGATCACCGTGGTCGAAGTCGAGGAAATCGTCGAACCCGGCGAACTGGAACCGTCGCAGATCCACACCCCTGGCATCTACGTCGACCGGATCATTTGCGGCACGTTCGAGAAGCGCATCGAACAGCGCACCGTGCGTAAGTGA
- a CDS encoding NADPH-dependent F420 reductase, with amino-acid sequence MSTIGIIGAGAIGAAFARALSRQGIELVIANSRGPESLASLVADLGPTARAGTREEAAAQPIVLVAVNWSKLPTALAGLPAFDGRIVIDANNSIEAPSFKAVDLQGRMSSEVFAEWVPGARVVKAFNHLAAGLLERDPAAEGGRRVLFVSGDDADAKAQVVDLIERVGFFGIDLGTLSVGARLAQFPGGPLPILNLVRFA; translated from the coding sequence ATGAGCACCATCGGAATCATCGGCGCCGGCGCAATCGGCGCAGCGTTTGCCCGGGCACTGTCGCGTCAAGGCATCGAACTGGTCATCGCCAACAGTCGCGGTCCTGAAAGCCTGGCGTCACTGGTGGCAGACCTCGGGCCGACCGCTCGCGCCGGCACCCGTGAAGAGGCGGCCGCCCAGCCTATCGTGCTGGTGGCGGTGAACTGGTCGAAGTTGCCGACCGCTCTGGCGGGGCTGCCGGCGTTTGACGGGCGGATCGTGATCGATGCCAACAACTCGATTGAGGCGCCATCGTTCAAGGCGGTGGATCTGCAAGGCCGTATGTCCAGCGAAGTGTTCGCCGAGTGGGTGCCCGGTGCGCGGGTGGTCAAGGCCTTCAATCACCTGGCGGCGGGATTGCTTGAGCGTGATCCGGCAGCAGAGGGCGGACGGCGCGTGCTGTTTGTCTCGGGTGACGATGCCGACGCCAAAGCGCAGGTGGTGGACTTGATCGAGCGAGTGGGATTCTTCGGGATCGATCTGGGGACGCTGAGTGTCGGGGCAAGGCTGGCACAGTTTCCGGGCGGCCCTTTGCCGATTTTGAACCTGGTCAGATTTGCCTGA